In the Mytilus galloprovincialis chromosome 10, xbMytGall1.hap1.1, whole genome shotgun sequence genome, one interval contains:
- the LOC143047775 gene encoding uncharacterized protein LOC143047775, whose product MASKDDGDIHQCNIKVSLVPVIYQGVAILKRDGLKKKVYSILFDETSKLYELLKSALDVEQIEVTDISFYQKEYFIIEIKCKPVHRQKLVLFLNSFCFEEVLLSFGKTLAKILRWNKTHQIQFKVLAIDERDPQSSSSNEEKEDTKQVRPDPERYTQGPTQTKDTPIEQQGEFGKM is encoded by the exons ATGGCAAGTAAAGATGACGGAGACATCCATCAATGCA ATATCAAAGTGTCACTAGTTCCGGTCATTTATCAAGGAGTTGCTATTTTGAAAAGGGATGGACTTAAGAAGAAAGTTTACTCCATTTTATTTGATGAGACTTCGAAATTATATGAGCTTCTTAAATCCGCACTAGATGTAGAACAAATTGAAGTTACTGATATTTCATTTTATCAGAAAGAATATTTCATCATCGAAATAAAGTGCAAACCAGTTCACAGGCAGAAACTGGTGCTCTTCCTAAACAGCTTTTGTTTTGAAGAAGTGTTACTATCGTTTGGTAAAACACTTGCAAAAATTCTAAGATGGAACAAGACCCACCAAATTCAATTTAAAGTGCTGGCAATAGATGAACG AGATCCCCAGTCCTCATCTTCAAATGAAGAAAAGGAAGACACAAAGCAG GTCAGACCGGATCCGGAAAGATACACCCAAGGTCCTACACAAACCAAAGATACACCTATAGAACAACAG ggtgaatttgggaaaatgtaa